From the genome of Brassica oleracea var. oleracea cultivar TO1000 chromosome C4, BOL, whole genome shotgun sequence:
AGCTCTCCGGTTACAGATGGCATGGAAACAACAATTCGATCCATGTCAGATTCATCTAATAGCTCAGGCGCAGTTATGATGGGAAGCTCATCTACTTCCATGGACAATGGGAACCAAACGAGAACCCACGGCGAAAGTGGATCAACAACGCTCACTGTAAAGGCTACTTATAGAGAAGACACAATACGTTTCAAGTTCGAGTCATCAGTTGGGTGTTCTCAGCTCTACAAAGAAGTTGGTAAAAGGCTTAAACTGCAAGAGGGGTCGTTTCAGCTGAAGTACTTGGATGATGAAGAAGAATGGGTGTTGATGGTTACAGATTCTGATCTCCAAGAATGCTTGGAGATATTATATGGTATGGGGAAACACACGGTGAAGTTCCTCGTTAGAGATTTACCTGCTCCTATAGGTAGTTCTGGTGGCAGCAACGGTTACTTAGGCACAGGTTTATAATATCTACTGCTTACTTATGCTTTCCCCTGTGAAAGAATCTTCATATATTAGTTTGCTTGTAAAGAAAGGCATGATGGAGAAAGACAATTTTGATACTGTATATGTTTATTGTCTTATATAAATCAGAAAATAAAAAGTTGGATGTCTAATCTTGTCGGTGGTGGCCAAATATGTCAACAATTCAAACTAGAATTATTTGAATGTTAAAACTTTTTTGTTGTTTACTTATCTTACTGGTTTAGTTTTGGTATGGTTCGGTTTCAATACCACTAAGCAAAACGGTTTGGTCCTAAAGATGAATATAAATAGCACCACCAGCACCAATTGTTCACCGCATATCAAAACAAACCCCAAAGTGAGACATTCTTAGCAAAAGTGACAATGGCGATAAAACCACTTTCCATCTTCGTTGTCTTCTTCATCTTCTTCTTAGTTATCTCTGGTATGTTACTTAGACAGACTTTGCTAGTATCTTCATTTAACTCTTGGTATTTACTAGCTCTCAGGGATCATATGGTTTTGTTTTCTTTTGTTATGACAGACATGCCAGAGACAGAAGCGCAAGATAGCAAGTGCTTGAGAGAATACGGTGGTGATGTTGGCTTCGGCTTCTGTGCGCCTCGGATATTTCCGACGATTTGTTACACAAGATGCCGTGAGAACAAGGGGGCTAAAGGTGGAAGATGCCGTTGGGGACAAGGAACTAACGTTACGTGCTTATGCGACTACTGCAACGATCAACCCTAATCACAACGTCTAAGCAATCGTTAATACACTATGGCTGCAAAACGCAAATGCTATGTTTGGATCATTTTGGTTGTGTAGTAAATCTAATAATGAATGTGAATGGTCCCAAAATAAATGTATGATGATGTAATGTGAAAGAAAGAATAATGTAAAAGTACGACTTTCTATGTGTAATAAAATAAGTTTGGTAATACTTTGACTCCTTTGGTAATACCTTGGCATCCACATGTTCATATCTACGTTTACTTAGGCTCTCCGATATGATTTTAACCCCATTTTAAATTGTGTTCTAGCCAAACTCTTTTGAATTACATTTACTGAACCAGGCGGCGACGTCAAAGTAATCTGACATTTGGGCAATCAGTGTTCTAACAATATCTTGGTTAAGTTAACCTAAAAACATGATTTTTAATTGTTGTATTATATTCCCCTTTATTCAAATACTCCCTCTGGATTTAAATATAAGATGTTTAAGGTTTTACACACATATTAAGAAACAATAAATACAATATTTTAGTTGTTACTTTTTGATTATATCAATAAAGTTTCACCACTCATAATTTTACTTTTTAATTTATGTTTAAATTTTAAAAACAAATGCATTAATTGTATCTCAAAACATCATATTTTCGTTTACAAAATAAAAATATATAACATCTTACATTTAATATGCATATACATATATTACATTTTTAAAATGTGTGTATTAAGTCAAAAACACCATTAAAACGAGATATATAGACTAAGGAATGCCGTCCAACTAGTGGACTAACCACTATAAAATTGCTATTTTCTACAGAAACGGAAACAACCAAAGTTCCAAATCTCTTTGACCTTCATCATATGTTAGTGAATGATGCAACTATGCATTAAAACAGTATTTTCATATTTTTGTTTTTTTTTTTTCAAAATCTATGTGTTAACAATCCCTACGACAATATTGAATTTTTTAGTAAATGCTCTATATACCGAAGTCTATGATCTTTAGTGTTGTTATAAAATCTCTAAACACATTTTACATTTGTATTAATGTATATTAAACTCTCTTTCATTGTACATAGCCATCGTTTTAATTTTTTTGTCAATTAATTTAGTAAAGCTTCATAATACTCCCTAAATTGGTGGACTAACCACTATAAAATCGCTATTTTCTAGAGAAATGGAGACAACAAAAGTTTCAAACCTCTTTGACCTTCATCATATGTTAGTGAAGGATGCAGCTATGCAATAAAATAGAAATTTTCATATTTTTGAATTTTTCTCAAAATCTCCCACCAAAATATTGATTTTTTCGGTAAATGCTCTATATAATGAAGCCTATGGTCATTAGTGTTGTTTTAAAATTTCTAAACACATTCTACATTTTTATTAATGTATATTAAATACTCTTTCATGGTATACATGCATCGTTTTAATATTTTTGTCAATTAATTTAGTAAAACTTCATAATACTCCCTAAATTGGTGGACTCCACTATAAAATCGCTATTTTCTAGAGAAACGGAGAAAACAAAAATTTCAAACCTCTTTGACCTTCATCATATGTTAGTGAAGGATGCAACTATGCATTAAAACAATATTTTCATATTTTTGATTTTGTTTTCAAAATCTATGTGTATTGAAGCCTATGATCTTTAGTGTTATAAAATTCCTAAACACATTCTACATTTGTATTAATGTATATTAAACTCTCTTTCATGGTATATAAACATCGTTTTTTTTTTGTCAATTAATTTAGTAAAACTTCAAATACTCCCTAAATTGATGGACTTACCACTATAAAATCGCTCCACTATAAAATCGCTTTTTTCAAGAGAAACGAAGATAAAAAAAGTTCCAAACCTCTTTGACCTTCATCATATGTTAGTGAAGGATGCAACTATGCATTAAAACAGTTTTTTCATATATGTGAATTTTTCTCAAAATCTATGTGTTAACCCCTACGAAAATATTGATTTTTTCGGTAAATGTTCTATATACTGAAGTCTATGATCTTTAGTGTTGTTTTAAAATTTCTAAACACATTCTACATTTGTATTAATGTATATTAAACTCTTTTTCATGATACATGGGCACCATTAGTAATTTTTTGTCAATTAGTTTAGTAAAACTTCATAATACTCCCTAAATTGGTGTACTAACCACAATAAAATTGATATCTTCTAGAGAAACGGAAACAACAAAAGTTCCAAACCTCTTTGAATTTCATCATATATTAGTGAAGGATGCAACTATGCATTAAAACAGTATTTTCATATGTTTGATTTTTTCTCAAAATCTATGTGTCCCTACGAAAATATTGAATTTTTCGGTAAATGCTATATATACTGAAGTCTATGATCATTACTGTTGTTTTAAAATTTCTATACACATTATACATTTCTATTAATGTATATTAAACTCTCATTCATGGTACATAAGCATCGTTTTATTTTTTTTGTCAATTAATTTAGTAAAAATTCATAATACTCCCTAAATTGGTGGACTAACCACTATAAAATCGGTTTTTTTTTCTAGAAAAACAGAGATAAAAAAAGTTCCAAACCTCTTTGACCTTCATCATATGTTAGTGAAGGGTGCAACTATGCATTAAAACAGTATTTTCATATTTTTGATTTTTTCTCAAAATCTATGCGTTAACCCCTACGAAAATATTAAATTTTTCGGTAAATGTTCTATATACTGAAGCCTATGATCTTTAGTGTTGTTTTAAAATTTNNNNNNNNNNNNNNNNNNNNNNNNNNNNNNCCTAAATTGGTGGACTAACCACAATAAAATCGCTATATTCCAGAGAAACGGAGATAACAAAAGTTCCAAACCTATTTGAATTTCATCATATGTTAGTGAACGATGCAACTATGCATTAAAACAATATTTTCATATTTTTGAATTTTTCTCAAAATCTATGTGTTAACCCCCTACGAAAATATTGAATTTTTCTGTAAATGCTCTATATACTGAAGCCTATGATCTTTAGTGTTGTTTTAAAATTTATAAACACACTCTACTTTTGTATTAATATATATTAAACTCTCTTTCATGATACAAGGGCATTTTTTGTAATTATTTGTCAATTTATTTAGTAAAACTTCATAATACTCCCTAAATTAGTGGACTAACCACAATAAAATCGCTATATTATAGAGAAACGGAGACAACAAAAGTTCCAAACCTCTTCGAATTTCCACATATGTTAGTGAATGATGCAACAATGCATTAAAACAGTTTTTACATATTTTTGAATTTTTCTCATAATCTATGTGTTAACTAACCCCCTACGAAAATATTGAATTTTCGGTAAATGCTCTATATATGAAGCTTATGATCTTTAGTGTTGTTTTAAAATTTATAAACACACTCTACTTTTGTATTAATATATATTAAACTCTCTTTCATGATACATATGCATCGTTTGTAATTATTTGTCAATTAATTTAGTATAACTTCATATAACTCCCTAAATTGGTGGACTAACCACAATAAAATCGCTATATTNNNNNNNNNNNNNNNNNNNNNNNNNNNNNNNNNNNNNNNNNNNNNNNNNNNNNNNNNNNNNNNNNNNNNNNNNNNNNNNNNNNNNNNNNNNNNNNNNNNNNNNNNNNNNNNNNNNNNNNNNNNNNNNNNNNNNNNNNNNNNNNNNNNNNNNNNNNNNNNNNNNNNNNNNNNNNNNNNNNNNNNNNNTCTTTCATGGCACAAGGGCATCGTTTTAATTTTTTGTCAATTAATTTAGTAAAAATTCATAATACTCCCTAAATTGGTGGACTAACCACAATAATATCGCTATATTCTAGAGAAACAGAGATAACAAAAGTTCCAAACCTCTTTGAATTTCATCATCTGTTACAGAAGGATGTAACTATGCATTAAAACAGTATTTTTCATATTTTTGAATTTTTCTCTAAATCTATGTGTTAACCCCTACAAAAATATTGATTTTTTTCGGTAAATGCTCTATATACTGAAACCAATAATCTTTAGTGTTGTTTTAAAATTTATAAACACATTTTACATTTTTATTAATGTATATTAAACTTTTTTTCTTGGTACATGTTCATCTTTTTAATTTTTTGTCAATTAATTTAGTAAAAATTCATAATACTCCCTAAATTGGTGGACTAACCACAATAATATCGCTATATTCTAGAGAAACAGAGATAACAAAAGTTCCAAACCTCTTTGAATTTCATCATAGTGAATGATGCAACTATGCATTAAAACCGTATTTTTGAATTTTTGATTTTTTTTCTCAAAATCTACGAAAATATTGAAATTTTCGCTAAATGCTCTATATACTGAACCTATGATCTTTAGTGTTGTTTTAAAATTTCTAAACACATTCTACATTTGTATTAATGTATATTAAACTCTCTTTCATGATACATGGGCATCGTTTGGAATTATTTGTCAATTAATTTAGTAAAACTTCATAATCCTGCCTAAATTGGTGTACTAACCACAATAAACTCGCTATATTCTAGAGAAACGGAGACAACAAAAGTTCCAAACCTCTTTGAATTTCATCATATGTTAGTGAAGGATGCAACTATGCATTAAAACCGTATTTTTGAATTTTTCTCAAAATCTACGAAAATATTGAATTTTTCGGTAAATGTTCTATATACTGAAGCCTATGATCTTTAGTGTTGTTTTAAAATTTCTAAACACATTCTACATTTGTATTAATGTATATTAAACTCTCTTTCATGATACATGGGCATCGTTTGGAATTATTTGTCAATTAATTTAGTAAAACTTCATAATCCTGCCTAAATTGGTGTACTAACCACAATAAACTCGCTATATTCTAGAGAAACGGAGACAACAAAAGTTCCAAACCTCTTTGAATTTCATCATATGTTAGTGAAGGATGCAACTATGCATTAAAACCGTATTTTTGAATTTTTCTCAAAATCTACGAAAATATTGAATTTTTCGGTAAATGTTCTATATACTGAAGCCTATGATCTTTAGTGTTGTTTTAAAATTTCTAAACACATTCTACATTTGTATTAATGTATATTAAACTCTCTTTCATGATACATGGGCATCGTTTGGAATTATTTGTCAATTAATTTAGTAAAACTTCATAATCCTGCCTAAATTGGTGTACTAACCACAATAAACTCGCTATATTCTAGAGAAACGGAGACAACAAAAGTTCCAAACCTCTTTGAATTTCATCATATGTTAGTGAAGGATGCAACTATGCATTAAAACCGTATTTTTGAATTTTTCTCAAAATCTACGAAAATATTGAATTTTTCGGTAAATGTTCTATATACTGAAGCCTATGATCTTTAGTGTTGTTTTAAAATTTCTAAACACATTCTACATTTGTATTAATGTATATTAAACTCTCTTTCATGATACATGGGCATCGTTTGGAATTATTTGTCAATTAATTTAGTAAAACTTCATAATCCTGCCTAAATTGGTGTACTAACCACAATAAACTCGCTATATTCTAGAGAAACGGAGACAACAAAAGTTCCAAACCTCTTTGAATTTCATCATATGTTAGTGAAGGATGCAACTATGCATTAAAACCGTATTTTTGAATTTTTCTCAAAATCTACGAAAATATTGAATTTTTCGGTAAATGTTCTATATACTGAAGCCTATGATCTTTAGTGTTGTTTTAAAATTTCTAAACACATTCTACATTTGTATTAATGTATATTAAACTCTCTTTCATGATACATGGGCATCGTTTGGAATTATTTGTCAATTAATTTAGTAAAACTTCATAATCCTGCCTAAATTGGTGTACTAACCACAATAAACTCGCTATATTCTAGAGAAACGGAGACAACAAAAGTTCCAAACCTCTTTGAATTTCATCATATGTTAGTGAAGGATGCAACTATGCATTAAAACCGTATTTTTGAATTTTTCTCAAAATCTACGAAAATATTGAATTTTTCGGTAAATGTTCTATATACTGAAGCCTATGATCTTTAGTGTTGTTTTAAAATTTCTAAACACATTCTACATTTGTATTAATGTATATTAAACTCTCTTTCATGATACATGGGCATCGTTTGGAATTATTTGTCAATTAATTTAGTAAAACTTCATAATCCTGCCTAAATTGGTGTACTAACCACAATAAACTCGCTATATTCTAGAGAAACGGAGACAACAAAAGTTCCAAACCTCTTTGAATTTCATCATATGTTAGTGAAGGATGCAACTATGCATTAAAACCGTATTTTTGAATTTTTCTCAAAATCTACGAAAATATTGAATTTTTCGGTAAATGTTCTATATACTGAAGCCTATGATCTTTAGTGTTGTTTTAAAATTTCTAAACACATTCTACATTTGTATTAATGTATATTAAACTCTCTTTCATGATACATGGGCATCGTTTGGAATTATTTGTCAATTAATTTAGTAAAACTTCATAATCCTGCCTAAATTGGTGTACTAACCACAATAAACTCGCTATATTCTAGAGAAACGGAGACAACAAAAGTTCCAAACCTCTTTGAATTTCATCATATGTTAGTGAAGGATGCAACTATGCATTAAAACCGTATTTTTGAATTTTTCTCAAAATCTACGAAAATATTGAATTTTTCGGTAAATTCTCTATATACTGAAGACTATGATCTGTAATGTTGTTTTAAAATATCTAAACACGTTCTACATTTTTATTAATGTATAATAAACTCTCTTTCAAGGTACATGGGCATCGTTTTTATTTTTTGTCAGTTAATTTAGTAAAACTTCATAATACTCCATAAATTGGTGGACTAACCACAATAAAATCGCTATATTCTAGAGAAACGGAGACAACAAAAGTTCCAAACCTCTTTGAATTTCATCATATGTTAGTGAAGGATGCAACTATGCATTAAAACAATATTCTCATATTTTTAAATTTTTTTCAAAATCTATGTATAAACCCCCTACGAAAATATTGAATTTTTCGGTAAATGCTCTATATACTGAAGCCTATGATCTTTAATGTTGTTTTAAAATTTCTAAACACGTTCTACATTTTATTAATGTATATTAAACTCTCTTTCATGGTACATGAGCATCGTTTTAATTTTTTGTCAGTTAATTTAGTAAAAATTCATAATACTGCCTAAATTGGTGGACTAACCACTATAAAATCGCTATTCTCTAGAAAAACGGAGATAACAAAGTTTTTAAACCTCTTTGACCTTCATCATATGTTAGTGAAGATGAAACTATGCATTAAAACAATATTTTCATATTTTTGAATTTTTCTCAAAATCTATGTGTTAACCCCTACGAAAATATTGAATTTTTCGGTAAATGCTCTATATACTGAAGCCTATGATCTTTAGTGTTGTTTTAAATTTTCTATACACATTCTACATTTGTATTAATGTATATTAAACTCTCTTTCATGATACATGGGCATTGTTTGTAATTATTTGTTAATTAATTTAGTAAAACTTCATAATACTCCCTAAATTAGTGGACTAACCACAATAAAATCGCTATATTCTAGAGAAACGGAGACAACAAAAGTTCCAAACCTCTTCGAATTTTCACATATGTTAGTGAATGATGCAACTATGCATTAAAACAGTTTTTTTCATATTTTTAAAATTTTCTCAAAATTTATGGGTTAACCCCTACGAAAATATTGAATTTTCGGGAAATCCTCTATATATGAAGCCTATGATATTTAGTGTTGTTTTAAAATTTCTAAACACACTCTACATTTGTATTAATGTATATTAAACTCTCTTTCATGATTCAGTGGTATCGTTTGTAATTATTTGTCAATTAATTTAGTATAACTTCATATAACTTCCTAAATTGGTGGACTAACCACA
Proteins encoded in this window:
- the LOC106340661 gene encoding defensin-like protein 195, translated to MAIKPLSIFVVFFIFFLVISDMPETEAQDSKCLREYGGDVGFGFCAPRIFPTICYTRCRENKGAKGGRCRWGQGTNVTCLCDYCNDQP